The segment ACGGTCCACCGACTCGTGGACGCGTTCCTGGAGATTGACCTGAAGTCGGGCCGGCGGCTTTCGCGGCGCTTCGAGGAGCACAACGACGTGATCCCGTCCATGCGAGACTGGCCCGTGGGCATGCGTGCCTCCGATTTCCTCCGGAAGATCGAGGGGAAGCTCCTCACGGCCGGCATGAACACGCGCCGCGTCGTGAACGGCTACACCCTGATCGACTCGATCAAGGCAATCACCACGTTCGACTCCACGGACTACCTCAAGATCTACGGTTCCACGTCCGAGCGTGCCCTCCTGTTTACCGGGGTCAAGTACGGCCGGTCCCCCATGATCGCCGTCAAGGCGAACCCGCTCAAGCCGGCCATGGTGGTGTACGTGCAACCGGAGAACATCGACGAACTCGCGATCAAACTCGCGGAGTTGGAGAACATCCTGCTCGCGCGAACGGAACTGGAACCGAAGGAACTCATCGAGCGACTGGAGCGATTGGGATGAAAGCGGGAATCGTGAGCTACGGAGCCTACATTCCGAGATACCGAATCACGCCGAAGGTCATCGGCGCGGTCTGGGGGAACGACGGCGAGGCCATGGGGCGCTCGCTGAACATCCGCGCGAAGAGCGTGCCGGGCCCGGACGAGGACGTGATCAC is part of the Thermoplasmata archaeon genome and harbors:
- a CDS encoding helix-turn-helix domain-containing protein; the encoded protein is MELPLREKIAGEIVLSESPGKTMRKWREELHISQTDLARHMNVSPSVISDYEAGRRTSPGIKTVHRLVDAFLEIDLKSGRRLSRRFEEHNDVIPSMRDWPVGMRASDFLRKIEGKLLTAGMNTRRVVNGYTLIDSIKAITTFDSTDYLKIYGSTSERALLFTGVKYGRSPMIAVKANPLKPAMVVYVQPENIDELAIKLAELENILLARTELEPKELIERLERLG